The following proteins come from a genomic window of Gordonia westfalica:
- a CDS encoding FAD-binding oxidoreductase yields MTGGERTADETAIPVVEMRRPRWGDPGRVTELPAAAAALAGDATEDRGIAPESVTPGDSRVPAAVRADLEAVVGAEHVVGSDDARVQHTRGYSTPDLLRMRAGDAADAPDLVVYPADHDDVVRILQVCAAAKVAVVPFTGGTSVVGGLAPDRAGFAGVVSVDLRRLDRLVEIDEISRIATLQAGLRGSAAEALLRDRGWTLGHFPQSYEGAGIGGYAATRSAGQSSAGYGRFDEMVEGLVLATPRGTVDVGTAPRSAAGPDLRQLFLGSEGAFGVITSVRLRVHPAPATRLFDGWRFASFADGATALRRLAQDGPLPTVIRLSDEVETAINLADPAQLGGDSSGCLVVTGYEGEEREVLRRRDAASEVLVDAGGTALGSGPGESWRTGRFAGPYLRDPLLDAGVLVETLETVTYWSKLHELRAAVTAAITDTLTASGTPPLVMCHVSHVYAAGASLYFTVVAPFGADPITEWAAAKTAANDAIRAAGASITHHHAVGRDHRDAYHEEIGPLALEALRAVKATLDPDGVCNPGILI; encoded by the coding sequence ATGACCGGTGGCGAGCGGACCGCAGACGAGACCGCGATCCCGGTCGTCGAGATGCGCCGGCCGCGCTGGGGCGACCCCGGCCGCGTCACCGAGTTGCCCGCCGCCGCGGCCGCGCTGGCCGGCGACGCCACCGAGGACCGGGGTATCGCTCCCGAGTCGGTCACGCCCGGCGACTCGCGCGTGCCGGCGGCCGTCCGCGCCGACCTCGAGGCCGTCGTCGGCGCCGAACACGTCGTCGGCTCCGACGACGCGCGGGTCCAGCACACCCGCGGCTACTCGACGCCCGACCTGCTGCGAATGCGCGCGGGCGACGCCGCCGATGCCCCCGACCTGGTCGTCTATCCGGCCGATCACGACGACGTCGTGCGAATACTGCAGGTCTGCGCCGCCGCGAAGGTCGCGGTCGTGCCGTTCACCGGCGGCACCTCGGTGGTGGGCGGGCTCGCCCCCGACCGCGCGGGGTTCGCCGGCGTGGTCAGCGTCGACCTCCGGCGCCTCGACCGTCTCGTCGAGATCGACGAGATCTCCCGCATCGCCACCCTGCAGGCCGGTCTCCGGGGGAGTGCCGCCGAAGCGCTTCTGCGTGATCGGGGCTGGACGCTCGGACACTTCCCCCAGTCCTACGAGGGCGCCGGGATCGGCGGCTACGCGGCCACCCGGTCGGCCGGTCAGTCGTCGGCGGGGTACGGCCGCTTCGACGAGATGGTGGAGGGACTCGTCCTCGCCACCCCCCGCGGCACCGTCGACGTGGGGACGGCGCCCCGGTCCGCGGCGGGGCCCGACCTCCGCCAGCTGTTCCTCGGCTCCGAGGGCGCCTTCGGCGTCATCACCAGCGTTCGCCTCCGCGTCCATCCGGCCCCGGCCACCCGGCTCTTCGACGGCTGGCGCTTCGCATCCTTCGCCGACGGCGCCACCGCCCTGCGACGACTCGCGCAGGACGGCCCGCTGCCCACCGTGATCCGCCTGTCCGACGAGGTCGAGACCGCGATCAACCTCGCCGATCCGGCACAGCTCGGCGGCGACTCGTCGGGATGCCTCGTCGTCACCGGATACGAGGGTGAGGAGCGCGAGGTGCTCCGGCGCCGCGACGCCGCATCCGAGGTGCTCGTCGACGCCGGTGGCACGGCGCTCGGGTCCGGCCCCGGGGAGTCCTGGCGCACAGGACGTTTCGCCGGCCCCTACCTGCGCGACCCGCTGCTCGACGCCGGTGTGCTGGTCGAGACCCTGGAGACCGTCACCTATTGGTCGAAGTTGCACGAGCTGCGCGCCGCGGTCACCGCCGCGATCACCGACACGCTCACCGCCTCCGGTACACCCCCGCTGGTCATGTGCCATGTCAGCCACGTCTACGCCGCCGGTGCGTCGTTGTACTTCACCGTGGTCGCGCCGTTCGGCGCTGACCCGATCACCGAGTGGGCGGCCGCGAAAACCGCCGCGAACGACGCGATCCGGGCAGCCGGCGCGAGCATCACCCACCATCACGCCGTCGGCCGCGACCATCGCGACGCCTACCACGAGGAGATCGGTCCGCTGGCGCTCGAGGCCCTGCGGGCGGTCAAGGCGACCCTCGATCCCGACGGCGTCTGCAATCCCGGCATCCTGATCTGA
- a CDS encoding TetR/AcrR family transcriptional regulator yields the protein MDRDRMVDVGVGLVSRFGAKTLSLTSVARHAGVARATAYRMFGGRNALVAAIVDREVSLLRIKLREWSASAPDAAGKVRAQVVNVLPYIREHEALQYVLRKEPEEIVRALVATSDSSGPSLIQLIVDQTLPDLEPQIGDQLVPDPRGAAEFLVRTIYSLMLIPDSSLTDEQIADLVVRAVVKNEE from the coding sequence ATGGATCGTGACCGCATGGTGGACGTCGGAGTGGGACTCGTCTCCCGCTTCGGCGCCAAGACGTTGAGTCTGACGTCCGTGGCGCGTCACGCAGGAGTCGCCCGGGCAACTGCTTACCGCATGTTCGGCGGTCGGAATGCGCTGGTCGCGGCAATCGTCGACCGCGAGGTGTCCCTGCTGCGGATCAAGCTGCGGGAATGGTCGGCCTCCGCGCCCGATGCGGCCGGGAAGGTCCGCGCGCAGGTCGTGAACGTGCTGCCCTACATCCGCGAGCACGAGGCGCTGCAATATGTGCTGCGCAAGGAACCCGAGGAGATCGTGCGGGCGCTGGTCGCGACCAGCGACTCGTCGGGTCCCAGCCTCATCCAGCTGATCGTCGATCAGACGCTGCCCGATCTCGAGCCGCAGATCGGGGATCAGCTCGTCCCGGATCCGCGTGGGGCCGCGGAGTTCCTGGTGCGGACGATCTACTCGCTGATGCTCATCCCGGACAGTTCGCTCACCGACGAGCAGATCGCCGACCTCGTCGTGCGGGCGGTCGTCAAGAACGAGGAGTGA